One Nicotiana sylvestris chromosome 12, ASM39365v2, whole genome shotgun sequence genomic window carries:
- the LOC138883398 gene encoding uncharacterized protein: MLDGGSGVDICPLSTLQRMEIGTGKIRPNNVCVRAFDGIKRETLGEIDLILTIGPVEFEVTFQVLDMDTSYNFLLGRPWIHVAGAIPSTLHQMVKFEYEDREIVVHGEDEQSIYRDTSIPYLEAREGSEHTVYQAFEGVLAEQYEEGSPCPPTFLVQRFNHGFHPTPKDEDWAKKRKNEGWKLPQPLPHLYETFVIPKYTEEEDDEPFTAEKIEEIYGVMREMLYETHMVQLGEGTSTAEVLMDEEDAKKTAFTTPWVTYYYRVMPFGLKNAGAIYMRAMTAIFHNMMHQEIEVLDPLNYIFQKPMPTGRLAKWQILLTEFDIVYVTRTAMKSQALEDHLAENPIDDEYQPLRTYFPDEEVNSVEAKSEDTHA; this comes from the exons atgttggatgggggttcgggtgttgacatttgtccgctctccacgctgcaaagaatggaaattgggaccggaaagATTCGCCCCAATAATGTTTGTGTAAGAgcttttgatggcatcaagagggAAACCCTCGGAGAAATAGACCTGATATTAACTATTGGGCCGGTGGAGTTCGAAGTAACTTTCCAGGTACTGgatatggacacatcttacaactttctcctcggaagaccttggattcatgttGCAGGGGCTATACCctccactctccaccaaatggtgaagtttgaatatgaagatcgggaaattgtggtccacggagaagacgaacagtctatttatcgggacacatccatcccatatcttgaagcaagagaagggagtgagcacacAGTTTATCAGGCTTTTGAAGGTGTGCTggcggagcagtatgaagaagggAGCCCTTgccccccaacctttcttgtccaacgcTTCAATCATG gcttccaccctactccaaaagatgaagattgggcaaagaagagaaaaaatgagggatggaagttgcctcaaccattgCCACATTTGTACGAAACTTTCGTCATACCAaagtacactgaagaagaagatgatgagccCTTTACGGCCGAAAAAATTGAGGAAATATACGGGGTGATGAGAGAAATGCTTTACGAAACCCACATGGTTCAGctgggagaaggcacaagcaccgctgag gtgttgatggatgaagaagatgccaagaaaaccgccttcactacaccttgggttACTTActattatcgggttatgccattcggtttaaagaatgccggggcaatttacatgagagctatgactgccatttttcataatatgatgcatcaagagatagaggt gttggatcctttgaattacatattccagaaaccgatgcctactgggagattagcaaagtggcaaatcttgcttactgaattcgacatagtctatgtcactcgcacggcaatgaaatcCCAGGCGTTAgaagatcatttggctgagaacccgattGATGATGAGTACCAACCTTTGAGAacttacttcccagatgaagaagtaaattcagttgaggcaaaATCTGAAGACACTCATGCTTGA
- the LOC138883399 gene encoding uncharacterized protein: MQGLSGQKSVSYTDLCMFPHVHLPVGFKTPKFEKYDGHGDPIAHLKNYCNQLRRAVGKEELLMAYFGESLVGIASEWYMDQDISRWHIWDDLARDFVRQFQYNIDIAPDRNSLSNLKKKPSESFREYAIKWHGQASRVKSPMDEIEMVTTFLQAQESDYFQNMMSAIGKPFAEAIKIREMVENGLKTGRILSQAAIRVTSQAIQGGSGGMARGKKKEETSMAASEAREYRNPRPRFPKKTHNITTPTRIWPMLLNLTWS, from the coding sequence ATGCAAGGCTTAAGCGGGCAGAAGAGTGTCTCCTATACtgatctgtgcatgttccctcacgtgcacctgcccgtAGGGTTCAAAACAccgaagtttgagaaatatgatgggcatggcgatcccattgctcacctcaaaaattattgcaaccaattgcgtaGGGCTGtcggcaaagaagaattgttgatggcatacttcggagaAAGCTTGGTGGGCATagcctcagagtggtatatggatcaggacatatctcgatggcacatttgggacgatcttgccagagattttgtaaggcagtttcagtataatattgacatcgcgccAGACAGGAATtctttgtcaaacttgaagaagaaaccctcagaaagcttcagagaatacgcTATTAAATGGCACGGGCAAGCATCAAGGGTAAAATCTCCCATGGAtgaaatagaaatggtcactactttcctccaggctcaagaatcagattacttccaaaacatgatgtcggccattggaaaacctttcgcagaagcgattaagatcagggaaatggtagagaatggcttgaaaacgggtagaatcttgAGTCAGGCGGCCATAAGGGTgacctcccaagccatccaaggcgggtccggaggaatggcaagagggaagaaaaaggaagagacaTCCATGGCGGCGTCAGAAGCAagagaatatcgtaatcccaggccccgttttccaaaAAAaacccacaacattactacccccaccagGATATGGCCTATGCTTCTCAACCTTACATggtcatga